tgaggaggagagggggaggaggagaggaggaggaggaggaggaggaggaggaggaagcgtctTTAGTACGTTGTGTTCATTTGTTCGATTCAATCTGCTTCTTTTTAAGGCTCTTCAGTCTTGAGATTTTATCTCTTTATTCTTCCTCTGTCAGCAGTTAATACGTTtcctcaaacacacgcacacacacacacacacacacacacaccttccagcACGTCGGCGCCGGTTGGCTCCGCCTCTCCGTTCAGGTCGGTGGAGGAAGCTCGGCGAGGAGAAACCTGGAGAGAAGGACCGCTCTTATTTTGAATGTCTGATTAAAGGAAGTCAGTTAGTGAGACGATGAAGACGTGGAAACCGGTAattacacaaatacatttattatttgtttaaaaaaaatatattttattttttatttttcatcaaaataagtcattttttataaaaacatcATATTCATAGAAACGAGCCCGAAAGCCAAAGCAGTCCATCGGTCAGACCTTCAGGCTGCACGGTGTCCCGGggctggtgggggaggggcttgACCTGGCCGACTTCCCAGCTGACTGCGATCCCGACACCTCattggctgcacacacacacacacacacacacaagagaaagGAGCCGTCTGATTGGTCAGAATTTGGCGATCACACCTGCCACGTCCTTCAGAGCGGGGACATCCTGTCCGTCCTCACCTGGACCGGGGGACTTGGTCCTGCAGAGGCCTTTGGGTGGGGTCTTAGTGGACGACAGGCTGGAGCCACTAGGGGTCTTGGGAGTTGTAGTTTTGGGAAGGACGGCAGGGCGAGGCGCCTTGACTCTGCACTCTGGGAGAGACGAGTGTGTGTTTTACTATGGATAActcttccatgtgtgtgtgtgtgtgcgcgtgtgtgcgtgtgtgtgcgtgtgtgcgtgtgtgtgtgtgtgtgcgtgtgtgtgtgtgtctcaccattAACAAAAGCCGGTGACTTGCTGCTCTGCGTGAGCACAAAGTCGTCTTGAGCGTAGCGGAACTTCTCCGGTCCACAGGCCATGAACACGTCATCGTCCCCGAAGAAGTCCTGCAGAGAggtcagctgcacacacacacacacacacacacacacacacacacagagacaccggTGAATTAGTCTAAGACAACGCGATGTAAAAGGTAAAATACAACCTGTGTATCAGAGACAGACTGACacaccttcttttcttcctcttccctcggtctctccctctgctcccttgtttgctcctcctccttcccctcctccttttgtcattgatgtcacctccttctctctcccccatcGTTTCCCCTGTTTTACTCAACGCctcaataagtgtgtgtgtgtgtgtgtgtgtcctccctccGTCCTTTCAGTCTTCGCAGGCATTTGGGGCAGCGGGACGgaagccccacccccccccccctcccacacacacacacgcacactcacacccatcaccccccccccccccaaacacacacacacacacccatcacccactcccccccccctcccccacacacaccccccgcTTCATTCAGTCTGAAAGCCGTCTGAGGCGGAATAAAAGCCGCCATTAAGACACCgcgccttcaaaataaaagccttcatTAGGTGTGCTGATACAGTTTCTTCTGTGTCATTTGCAAGACTCATTTATATTTCAAATCAGTTTAATATCACTAAGAGACATTCAGGAAGTGAAGGAATATCAAGCTTAAGGGTTGTTAAtctaatgcattcattttgaaGGCTTCACAAAGGGCTGCAACatcaaacattgtgtgtgtgtgtgtgtgtgtgtgtgtgtgtgtgtgtgtgtgtgtgtgtgtgtgtgtgtgtgtgtgtgtgtgtgtgtgtgtgtgtgtgtgtgtgtgtgtgtgtgtgtgtggatcagagTTACACAACCACTTCAGCCAACTAAAATGTTTAAGAGAAGGAGCTTACTGGAGCCTGAAAGAGAGGAACAGCTTCACCACTTCACCACTTCACCTCTTCACCACTTCACCTCTTCACCTCTTCACCTCTTCACCTCTTCACCACTTCACCTCTTCACCACTTCACCTCTTCACCACTCCACCACTTCACCTCTTCACCACTTCACCTCTTCACCACTCCACCTCTTCACCTCTTCACCACTTCACCTCTTCACCTCTTCACCTCTTCACCTCTTCACCACTTCACCTCTTCACCTCTTCACCACTTCACCACTTCACCAGTGCGGCAGTGCGATTCTCTCCTCTCAGCCCCCTCACCTGTTTCCCATCCAGCGTGTACAGCCTCTTCACGGCGCCGGAGTCCAGCTTGATGGCCGCCGTGATGTCGGCCAGCACCTGGTGGAAGGAGTGCGCCGTCTTCTTGTTCAGGAGGATCCTCACCGCCTTGCGGGGCTTCACGCCGCTGCGGATCACCGTCACCAGTTTGGGTTTGATGAAGTCTTTGCCCTCGCGGCCCTCCGGGCGAtctctggaggaggaagaggaggaggaggcggcgggggcggcgctCGCCGACACCCCCGCGGACGCCGTGGATGGCCGACCCGAGGTGGCGGCCCCGGCTCCCGGCTTCCAGCTCTGGGTGGAGATCTTGGTGTAGTCGAGTTTCCGGTAAGGCTCGTTGGAGGCACAGACGTAGCACTCGCCTGAGAAGAGAGTGAAAACGTCACACTAAAAAACCTCGTTTACACACTGAACGCACTCAAAGCTGCATCCTCCCtaatgtccaccagggggcgactcctctgtcccacagacgtctatgaggaaatgactctacttctgtgtagtgaccagcagggggcgacacctctgctcccatagacgtctatgaggaaatgactctacttctgtgtagtgaccagcagggggcgactcctctgctcccatagacgtctatgggaaaatgactctacttctgtgtagtgaccagcagggggcgacacctctgctcccatagacgtctatgaggaaatgactctacttctgtgtagtgaccagcagggggcgactcctctgctcccatagacgtctatgaggaaatgactctacttctgtgtagtgaccagcagggggcgactcctctgctcccatagacgtctatgaggaaatgactctacttctgtgtagtgaccagcagggggcgactcctctgctcccatagacgtctatgggaaaatgactctacttctgtgtagtgaccagcagggggcgacacctctgctcccatagacgtctatgaggaaatgactctacttctgtgtagtgactagcagggggcgactcctctgctcccatagacgtctatgaggaaatgactctacttctgtgtagtgaccagcagggggcgactcctctgctcccatagacgtctatgaggaaatgactctacttctgtgtagtgaccagcaggggctcctctgctcccatagaggtctatgaggaaatgactctacttctgtgtagtgaccagcagggggcgactcctctgctcccatagacgtatatgaggaaatgactctacttctgtgtagtgaccagcagggggcgactcctctgctcccatagacgtctatgggaaaatgactctacttctgtgtagtgaccagcagggggcgacacctctgctcccatagaagtctatggggaaatgactctacttctgtgtagtgaccagcagggggcgactcctctgctcccatagacgtctatgaggaaattactctacttctgtgtagtgaccagcagggggcgactcctctgctcccatagtcgtctatgaggaaatgactctacttctgtgtagtgaccagcagggggtgactcctctgctcccatatacgtctatgaggaaatgactctacttctctcttgatttattccctcagtaaacattgtaaacatgagtttatggtctcagtctctagtttcaagtcttcttcaatgcagcatgatgttcatttggtggatgatggtccatttagagtcaaacagaccatgaagcaggggatgctttagggcggggcctaacgctgattgacaggtggctaGAATGGCTCATTTCTGTCTCTcattgaatgagaaggtgtggactgatatatatacatattattgtggtataaaaaGGACATATATTGTggtatatttttttcatcaagGTATTAAATCACCTTTATCGCGATATGCATCGTTATCGACAAGATCAGTTTCGCCATTGAAGGCTGTACCTTCACgtccttcacttcctgttggttagttagttagtttctTATTAATGCTGCATTCGTATAATCTTAAGAGTTATGTAAGTACCGGCGTCCGACTTTTAAATACTAAAAATCTAGGTAATTTGAATTTCTATGTCAACTCCAAAATCCAAAATCCATTTTACAAACGTGCAAAAGTAAACATTTCCAAATGAGCAAATGCTTCCTCTGGGGCTGAGGTCTCCTCAGTGGACTTAACGACTAGAGAGGAAGCTGATGGTGAGGAAGTAGAAGCATGTATTGACCGATGGGTGGAAAGAGTGACGGCTGGTCTGGATCATCTCgtctcagaggggggggggggggggggggggggggggctgtgatgtTACAAAGCACCAGAGGCAGCGAAGACATAAAGGGACCACTtatccacttcctgtctccctcaCTGCAGCCTCATGGTAGAATCAGACATAGAGAGAGGACACTTGGTTCTGGTTCTACCTTCCCCCAGCTCGTCCATGCTGGTGATCTTCTTGCCGCCGTCTACGGTGTAGATGGTCCTCACCCCCTGCGGCAGGTGCAGGTTGTCGGCCAGAGAGCGCGTGAGCTCCATCAGCAGCGCGTCGTAGGAGCGGAACCGGTCCCCGGAGACGGCATACACCAGCCCCTTGAAGTACCGGTCCCCGTTGCGATAGAAGCGGACCTTCTTGGCCCGTTTCTCCGAGGTGAGCGCCTGCAGGGTCCGGGTCCGGTAGTAGCTGCAGTTGGCGCTGTGGGCGGGGCTCGGCACCAGGCTGCTGCCTCGGGAGCTGGGCCCGGACCCGCCGGCGGAGTCGTCCCTCTTGGTGCGGGTGGAGCGACCCCGGCGGACCTTGTCGCGCTCGTCGAAGTGCTCCAGCTCCAGGGTCTTGCTCAGCGACATGGTGAGGCGATTCTGAACCAAGTCCCCGCTACAAGCGACACATCTTCCACCCAGGACCAACTTATCCCTGTATGTAGAACCTCTAGTGGCCAGATGTGTTTGTACTCCCTTCTACTGGTCCAGGTGTGAGGAGAAGAGCAGGCCTCTGGTCAGCTCAGGTGGAATGTCGGTGAGGAGGTAGCAGACGTGTCTCCAGTGTCCCTCTGGAGGCTTAAATCCAAAAGTTCCTTTTAATACTACGTGCATGAGTGGCCATTGAATTCATGCTTTAATCCGGGGGGGGGATCCGGCGGAGCTTTAGGCAGAGCTTCAGGCGGACTCGTGGCGGAGGATTTGAACGTGCCCTCGCGGTGACCTTCGGCTGCACACCTGATGGTTCGGTTCTGTCACTGACACAAGGAAAAGAGATGATCACCACACTGAAGCAAAGAGCATTCTGGGAACGATGCACAGACTCCTGCAGCATTCGCATGTGCACATTGTGCATATTTAGCAGTCAAATCACACATGCAAAAGAGGTTTGGAACACAGCCACCGCGTTTTAGAGGAATTAAATCTCCCGCAGAGGCCGGAATAAAGAAACCACGTTAAATGTGCCACATGCATCACGTGGTTCCAAAGCCTGGACCGGTAAGACCGGACGGACCGGTTCCGCTACGCCGAGCGGACCGCGTCGTGCAGACGGAGGGACCTACCGATTATGCCGCGGAACCGGTTGTGTTGCTATGGagccctttctcctcctcctcctcctgcgcccCGCGGGGCCGGTGTTCCGAGGCGGCGGGCGGAGAGCGCTGCGATCCGGTCCGGGACCCGGAGACGTACCGGGGttgagggagaagggagaagggaGCACCGAGGGGGGAGGACCGGGGGTCAAGCTACACCGTCGGAGGACCGGGATGCACCGAGGCGAGAGGCGGTGAGCAGCATGGCCgctgcagcagagggaggagagaccggctgagccccccctctcctcctcctcctcctcctccccccgtggGTGATGacagcctccctcctccctcctccccctccccccgagtcCATTGTCTGAGCTGTCAATTAAATGACATCAAATATAAACCCGCAGTGTATTGCTTTAAAAAGACCATcgaaaaacaattaaattacaTAGAATGTGACGTTTGTGATGTAATAtgatgtatacattttttattcacagATTATTTGCTTTGTTTAGATGAGATGCAAACATTGAGTAAGATGCGGTAAATATGAATAGAGCTtagacaataaaacattaagTTCAGAACTATTTATTCGACAAAACGTTgtgttaaagttacatttcaatAACTTCTGTAATTATGAACTGGAAAAGTCCGGATGTGTGAGCAGAGGTCCCCTGAATGTAATAAAGCACTTTACCACCACAGGGACTGTAATGACAGCTGCAACGTCAATAATTAAAATTATAATTTGATAAAAGGTACAAGCCGATAAATAAATGATACTAAACGGCTGGAGCAATAAATAATTCTCAAATTGTTTGATGACGCTGTGTGATTAGAGGTTTTAGGATGTGGCTTAATATATTTACTACTTGATAATTGAGTTTAATTGAAATGACATATTTTTGCAGATATATTTTGTTTCCCATCAGAGCCACTTTCTCTTCATTTGTAGAAttcagggcttttattgtgaaacatcAACGGAGACCCCACCCTTCCTCAATGAAGAGGCAGGGGGGGCTGACAGCTAAGACCAGTTAGACTACGTTCCCCTCCCAAAcaatcattacatttttatatgtatactaaaaaaaacaacattatatattgaaaaaaatatattctaagaaaaaagttttgaataaaaataaaagaagtagatatttgagaaagaaaatattccaagaaaataacatttaaagaaaccaatattgtgaaaaataaataaacggtAAAAGGTAGTAAGACGGTCCAAGTGCTACTTTAGATTAACATTTTTTGCAGATGATtctgtaaaaaataattaaactcTATTTTATAAACCAAGTGTCGCTAATATTTcaccattaaaacattaaaatgaaatggtttTAACTTCTATTAACGTGAATCACATGCTTTTTAATGCACGACAATActctttaatttatttaatcgCTTGTCTTCACTTGCATCTTAGATCCCGCTATGCATTGTGGGTTGTCATTATTATGTCCTTCCTTGACCAAATGAAAGGAAGCAGGAAGCATGGTTGATCTAATAGTGAAAGCTAGTGGAGAGACAAGCTGTCAACAAGCTAATAGCTGGAGAAGCGAAATGGAATCCAGCCCCCCCGCTTCGTGTCTCTGCGTCCTTTATCTACACGCTAACCGATGCTAACTGTGCTAAGCTAAGAGGAGTCCTCTACACGACAGCTGCTGATCTGAGACGTTTgtgttccccagaggatgaatcctccTGACTGGTGGTCTTCTAACCTTCCCTCTAGCGCCACCATGAGGTTCACAGGGGGGGTCATTGGCCGAAGGTCTCGTCTCTCTTCAGAAGGTCGCTGGTTTACATTCCAGATGTTTCCTTCATGTTCTTTGTCTGATCCCCAgagaaggaacaacaacagcagcatgtCCTTGATGATTgtggcattttgttttaatttcgtTACACTTGGCTGGGCGAGTGTTAAAGGAGACACATCGTGCTCAGGATCCGCTTCACACTACACAATATACAACTAACTCGctttgaagtttaaaaaaaacgcttttcCCCTTTAAGAACcccatttttaaaaagccccTCTCCGATTGGCTACTGAGGGTGTGTCTTATAATGATGGATGAGCTACATGCGATTGGCTCGTTGAATCACATGTC
This sequence is a window from Pungitius pungitius chromosome 1, fPunPun2.1, whole genome shotgun sequence. Protein-coding genes within it:
- the LOC119222900 gene encoding serine/threonine-protein kinase DCLK2-like, producing MSLSKTLELEHFDERDKVRRGRSTRTKRDDSAGGSGPSSRGSSLVPSPAHSANCSYYRTRTLQALTSEKRAKKVRFYRNGDRYFKGLVYAVSGDRFRSYDALLMELTRSLADNLHLPQGVRTIYTVDGGKKITSMDELGEGECYVCASNEPYRKLDYTKISTQSWKPGAGAATSGRPSTASAGVSASAAPAASSSSSSSRDRPEGREGKDFIKPKLVTVIRSGVKPRKAVRILLNKKTAHSFHQVLADITAAIKLDSGAVKRLYTLDGKQLTSLQDFFGDDDVFMACGPEKFRYAQDDFVLTQSSKSPAFVNECRVKAPRPAVLPKTTTPKTPSGSSLSSTKTPPKGLCRTKSPGPANEVSGSQSAGKSARSSPSPTSPGTPCSLKVSPRRASSTDLNGEAEPTGADVLEVNGNRSVSSSIITDKYKVGKVIGDGNFAVVKECVEKSTGHEYALKIIDKARCCGKEHLIENEVAVLRRVRHPSIIQLIEVDETPSQLFLVMELVKGGDLFDAITSSTKYSERDSSAMVFNLSGAVKYLHRMNIVHRDIKPENLLVCEYRDGTKSLKLGDFGLATVVDGPLYTVCGTPTYVAPEIIAETGYGLKVDIWAAGVITYILLCGFPPFRSENNVQEELFDQILRGKLEFPSPDWDTISLPAKMLISQMLQVNVDARFTAEEVLSHPWVTDEAPLDPITGEDALDPELESPTLETRPVPSPLV